One genomic region from Electrophorus electricus isolate fEleEle1 chromosome 23, fEleEle1.pri, whole genome shotgun sequence encodes:
- the bcap31 gene encoding B-cell receptor-associated protein 31, which translates to MSLQWTAVATFLYAEVFAVLLLCVPFVSPKRWNKIFKSRLMVAITTYGNTAFVVVICILVFLLVDAFREVRKYSVSDKVDLSNNPVAIEHIHMKLFRAQRNEYIAGFALLLCLLLRRLAALLSQQASLMASNEAFQKQAEGASDAARRYMEENEKLQEKLREAGVEVPEVGGGKPKGSTEEENKTLKKEVGQLKDELDATRKALQKSDSDVKAMKKQAENLTVEYDRLLEEHANLQAKYDTEQDKKSD; encoded by the exons ATGAGTCTGCAGTGGACGGCAGTGGCCACGTTCCTCTACGCAGAGGTGTTCGCCGTGCTGCTGCTCTGCGTGCCCTTCGTCTCGCCCAAGAG ATGGAACAAAATCTTCAAATCCCGTCTCATGGTCGCCATCACGACTTACGGAAACACGGCTTTCGTTGTGGTCATTTGCATCCTTGTTTTCCTCCTGGTTG ATGCGTTCAGAGAAGTGCGGAAGTACAGCGTGAGCGACAAGGTGGACCTGAGCAACAACCCCGTGGCCATTGAACACATTCACATGAAGCTGTTCCGAGCCCAGAGGAATGAGTACATTGCAGGCTTCGCcctgctcctgtgtct GTTACTACGGCGACTGGCAGCCCTCCTCTCTCAGCAGGCTTCTCTCATGGCCTCCAACGAGGCGTTTCAGAAACAGGCAGAGGGAGCCAGTGACGCCGCCCGGAGGTACATGGAGGAGAACGAGAAGCTGCAGGAG aAACTGAGAGAGGCGGGGGTGGAGGTGCCGGAGGTGGGTGGAGGCAAACCCAAGGGCAGCACCGAGGAGGAGAATAAGACTCTGAAGAAAGAGGTCGGTCAGCTGAAGGATGAGCTCGACGCTACCAGGAAAG CTCTTCAAAAGTCAGACAGTGACGTGAAGGCCATGAAGAAGCAGGCGGAAAATCTGACGGTGGAGTATGATCGTCTGCTGGAGGAGCATGCCAacctgcag GCAAAATACGACACTGAGCAGGATAAGAAGTCCGACTGA